In a genomic window of Arachnia rubra:
- a CDS encoding Ig-like domain-containing protein produces MRLFSNVSARRVGAVATALLMAVAGFVVDGGAPAAADVNGGIAFADATLKHTYSDGRPLKRDNVWVHDYLEFSVNYDATKANPQPGDSFTVTLPKALKLRDVDVKKPLLNGEGTAAGECALANPAEGPRITCVFNDAIKDKVDVKGTLKANLYIADTTTENSVGIDFNGKVTPVPLPYGKPIIKRPASRWQARKEPAKYSEGVSSTSTAINWIINVPGDWANANYAAGKPVEIADNLTPGVLFVSPKKSASSLLEYCPDPSDPRGYATRTVADSAGKSVDGFASDLSCRSLVTQDFLDYCCGVGGYVGLGGDGLTGDLDGDLA; encoded by the coding sequence ATGAGACTATTCTCGAATGTGTCCGCACGGCGTGTGGGCGCGGTGGCGACGGCGCTGCTGATGGCTGTCGCTGGTTTTGTTGTGGACGGAGGTGCTCCGGCCGCGGCTGATGTGAATGGCGGTATTGCCTTTGCCGATGCCACGCTGAAACACACCTACTCCGACGGGAGGCCGCTGAAGCGCGACAATGTGTGGGTCCATGACTATCTGGAATTCAGCGTCAACTATGACGCCACCAAAGCCAATCCCCAGCCCGGAGACTCCTTCACGGTAACCCTGCCGAAAGCCCTGAAACTGCGCGATGTGGACGTCAAGAAGCCGCTGCTCAATGGCGAGGGAACCGCGGCCGGTGAATGCGCACTGGCGAATCCCGCAGAGGGTCCCCGGATCACCTGCGTGTTCAATGACGCCATCAAGGACAAGGTCGATGTCAAAGGCACCCTCAAGGCAAACTTGTACATCGCTGACACCACCACCGAGAACTCCGTCGGCATTGATTTCAACGGCAAGGTGACCCCCGTCCCGCTGCCCTATGGGAAGCCGATCATCAAACGTCCCGCCAGCCGTTGGCAGGCCCGCAAAGAGCCCGCGAAATACTCCGAGGGTGTCTCCTCGACCTCGACGGCGATCAACTGGATTATCAACGTCCCAGGCGACTGGGCGAATGCGAACTACGCGGCCGGCAAGCCAGTCGAGATCGCCGACAACCTCACCCCCGGAGTCCTGTTCGTCAGCCCCAAGAAGAGTGCCTCCAGCCTGCTGGAGTATTGTCCGGACCCAAGCGATCCGCGGGGATACGCGACGCGCACCGTCGCCGACTCCGCAGGTAAAAGCGTGGACGGTTTCGCCTCTGACCTGAGTTGTCGCAGTTTAGTGACCCAGGATTTTCTCGATTATTGCTGTGGTGTCGGGGGTTATGTGGGGTTGGGCGGTGATGGTTTGACCGGCGATTTGGATGGTGACTTGGCGTAG